A single window of Manduca sexta isolate Smith_Timp_Sample1 chromosome 15, JHU_Msex_v1.0, whole genome shotgun sequence DNA harbors:
- the LOC115451038 gene encoding intraflagellar transport protein 172 homolog, with translation MRLKYSKTLLEAQDFESPIADICWSPNNVKLAVATCERVVLLFDRDGQRRDKFSTKPADASAGKKSYVITALSFSENSELLGVAQSDNMVFVYRVGADWSGKKVICNKFPLTGVPMRLLPAESGFFTGTSDGKIRSLDCKSNKSSSIWSAGACCVSLARAEGSLASGHADGTLYVGGRLLLRYALPPTALVLLQPYLIVGSCDGRVAVYEAQRGTLLRSIEPQLPPDTRDLISAAPSPSGQNIAFGVFNGCLVGEMKESGAVELSLLSIPNLYAARAVAWSADGTRLAVASQAGALIQLEAVLRRWVWRDAVEVQHVSARRLLLTRVARDAAPLTVLTKHAPDIFNVRFIGNDWYAVCRTNSTLILCDIARGLTSEIPWAGGGERVYAAVGGACLIHRAGELSVVEYGLDKVLHTVRTERVNPHVLSVRINEGGAHRKHLAYLLDRQTVAVLDLLTGVQVGQWWHEARVDWLELNESGQLLLLRDTRRRLALLRLPSGDKEIIASGVGFVQWIENSDAVVAQTPTHLLVWYSAWDPGSVEMCETGGGVALEADARRVLLDGAHAQYLQLDEHRLAFNNALRSGDLTGCATYLDSVGSSADVAPLWRQLAERALQNEDVQLAAKCYREVGDEARTFYLDKTVQLAAAEGDGDVTAGLHSPVMRARLSIFAGNLSAAEECYVKRAARADLAIDMYKQFNKWAEAIAVAERADRGSVAILKQQYMDYLIYTGRLGEAGAALAGAGDAEGAVRTWLRGGRARRAAALLLQHPQLLRDTHLVDAVHTQLIQEEWWEMAGELSERKGDYLTAVDYYAKGHNFARAVQLARERCAGEVTRVEAQWGAWLVGARQAGAAVAHLIEAGDTRAALHAALHAKHYARALHILQAIDDKDSIKKECEQLGDHFISVQEWETAERLLTWCNMSERCVRAYNAAGRVADGLRLAAATLSEERTRDIYLPLAEQLRADGQYKKAEQIYIGLGEPDEAISMYKEASQYEAMLRLVAAHRPALLEATRRHVAQALHAAGDLRAAENYYVQADDWKSAIQMYRSCGQWENAERVARAHAPTAVQQQVCVQHAAALGGAAGARLLAARGLAALGAKWALQAQRWDIAMELSELGGGISRREVWRHEAAALADSRPEEAEAAFLRAQAPDHAVRMWLDKGQHQKALAIADQHAPHMVEEVLVEGARAAAERGDLQQFETLMIRANRPREVVQHYKDLELWEEAARVSREYLPASTEAVPAGVPALLARAAAQADAARWAEAVRLLARASAAAAEAGAPRLAERAALRAARLARDHLHRHERRAAADVLADRFAAIGQSDIGEQLRAALTEGDAEEDEEPQGGQMASDNEAEEARAVEPEAESEGSSEAGEAAALERLCRAGQWARCLAHAGARAPHYALRYVAHLFKTHSRIEGINIESEDVPEALSQALDTLRQYLNTGDSAGPVVSDADAGIAKAVCAEVLLRVSIAPKAYNALKDAGTVMLAMGADDRAMQAITLLMALHVPQIAGRAARALPRYTDIIVADVAFYACGMVLRSEGNGSAREAFVFLNRCLDLTEAADDDSAHLLDYTDFECTDWARAALLAERGCVRGAPLDDVREWALHVSMDQAVEQTLPVDSRGLYASSVGEAELCCVLTGYPLGTRLVTFTNGRCANREWWSRATNAARNDAAPAALLQLLVAWCGEPDYTPL, from the exons atgagattaaaatattccaAGACACTTTTAGAAGCACAG gatttTGAGAGTCCTATTGCTGATATTTGTTGGTCGCCCAACAATGTGAAATTAGCGGTAGCCACGTGTGAAAGAGTTGTGTTATTATTTGATCGTGATGGACAGAGGCGGGATAAATTTTCCACCAAGCCTGCTGATGCAAGCGCTGGAAAAAAATCTTATGTCATAACAG CTTTATCATTCAGCGAGAACTCGGAGTTGCTGGGCGTGGCGCAGAGTGATAACATGGTGTTTGTATACCGTGTGGGCGCTGACTGGAGTGGCAAGAAAGTCATCTGTAACAAGTTTCCACTTACAGGAGTGCCCATGCGGCTACTGCCTGCCGAGAGTGGATTTTTTACTGGAACTAGCGATGGGAAAATAAG ATCGTTGGATTGCAAAAGCAATAAAAGCTCTAGCATATGGAGCGCGGGCGCGTGTTGCGTGTCGCTGGCGCGTGCGGAGGGGTCGCTGGCGTCGGGGCACGCGGACGGCACGCTGTACGTCGGCGGGCGACTGTTGTTGCGGTACGCTCTGCCGCCTACTGCCCTCGTGCTGTTGCAACCTTAT TTGATAGTGGGTTCATGTGACGGACGCGTCGCGGTGTACGAGGCGCAGCGCGGCACGCTGTTGCGGAGCATAGAGCCACAGCTGCCGCCCGACACCAGGGACCTCATCTCTGCGGCGCCCAGTCCTTCTGGACAG AATATAGCGTTCGGCGTGTTCAACGGGTGTCTGGTAGGCGAGATGAAGGAGTCGGGCGCGGTGGAGTTGAGCCTGCTGAGCATCCCGAACCTGtacgcggcgcgcgcggtggcGTGGAGCGCGGACGGCACGCGGCTCGCGGTCGCGTCGCAGGCCGGCGCGCTCATACAACTAGAGGCTGTGTTGAG GCGGTGGGTGTGGCGCGACGCGGTGGAGGTGCAGCACGTGAGCGCGCGCCGGCTGCTGCTGACGCGAGTGGCGCGGGACGCGGCGCCGCTCACCGTCCTCACCAAACACGCGCCCGACATATTCAACGTCAGGTTTATTG gtaATGATTGGTACGCGGTATGTCGGACTAATAGCACATTGATCTTGTGTGATATTGCACGTGGGCTAACTAGCGAG ATTCCGTGGGCGGGTGGCGGCGAGCGCGTGTACGCGGCCGTGGGCGGCGCCTGTCTCATACACCGCGCCGGCGAGCTCAGCGTCGTCGAATACGGACTGGACAAAGTTCTGCACACG GTGCGTACGGAGCGCGTGAACCCGCACGTGCTGAGCGTGCGCATCAACGAGGGCGGCGCGCACCGCAAGCACCTCGCCTACCTCCTCGACCGGCAGACCGTCGCCGTGCTCGATCTACTCACCG GAGTGCAGGTGGGGCAGTGGTGgcacgaggcgcgcgtggactGGCTCGAGCTCAACGAGAGCGGTCAGCTGTTGCTGCTGCGGGACACGCGCCGGAGACTGGCGCTCTTGCGACTGCCTTCTGGAGACAAG GAGATCATTGCCAGTGGCGTGGGATTCGTTCAATGGATTGAGAATAGTGATGCCGTCGTCGCACAAACACCCACTCATCTTCTCGTTTG GTACAGCGCGTGGGACCCGGGCAGCGTGGAGATGTGCGAGACGGGCGGCGGCGTGGCGCTGGAGGCGGACGCGCGCCGCGTGCTGCTCGACGGTGCGCACGCGCAGTACCTGCAGCTGGACGAACATCGACTCGCTTTTA ACAACGCCCTCCGCAGCGGCGACTTGACGGGCTGCGCGACATATTTAGATAGTGTCGGCAGCAGCGCGGACGTGGCGCCGCTGTGGCGACAGTTGGCCGAACGAGCGCTGCAGAACGAAGATGTAcaa CTTGCGGCTAAATGCTATCGGGAGGTCGGCGACGAGGCCCGCACCTTTTATTTGGACAAAACAGTTCAGTTGGCCGCTGCTGAAGGCGACGGGGATGTTACTGCCG GGTTACACAGCCCGGTGATGCGAGCCCGACTGTCTATCTTTGCCGGTAATCTGTCGGCCGCGGAGGAGTGTTACGTGAAGCGCGCTGCTCGTGCCGACCTCGCCATCGACATGTACAAGCAATTCAACAAGTGGGCCGAGGCCATCGCCGTCGCCGAGCGGGCGGACCGTGGATCCGTGGCCATACTCAAACAGCAGTACATGGATTATTTGATATATACTG GTCGGCTGGGcgaggcgggcgcggcgctggcgggcgCGGGCGACGCGGAGGGCGCGGTGCGCACGTGGCTGCGCGGggggcgcgcgcgccgcgccgccgccctgCTGCTGCAGCACCCGCAGCTGCTCCGCGACACACACCTCGTCGACGCCGTGCACACGCAGCTCATACAG GAAGAATGGTGGGAGATGGCGGGAGAGCTTTCAGAGAGGAAAGGTGACTACCTAACGGCTGTGGATTATTACGCCAAGGGACACAACTTTGCACGAGCCGTGCAGTTGGCTAGAGAG CGCTGCGCGGGCGAGGTGACGCGCGTGGAGGCGCAGTGGGGCGCGTGGCTGGTGGGCGCGCGGCAGGCGGGCGCGGCGGTGGCGCACCTCATCGAGGCGGGCGACACGCGCGCCGCGCTGCACGCCGCGCTGCACGCCAAGCACtacgcgcgcgcgctgcacatACTGCAG GCTATCGACGATAAAGATTCTATAAAGAAAGAGTGTGAACAACTTGGTGACCATTTCATTTCAGTTCAA GAATGGGAGACAGCTGAGCGGCTACTAACATGGTGCAACATGAGCGAGAGATGCGTGCGCGCATACAACGCGGCTGGACGTGTCGCGGACGGCCTGCGCCTCGCCGCCGCCACGCTCTCGGAGGAGCGCACTAGGGATATATACCTGCCGCTGGCGGAACAGCTGCGCGCCGATGGACAGTACAAGAAGGCCGAGCAGATATATATCGGGCTTGGAGAGCCGGATGAAGCCATCTCTATGTATAAG GAAGCGTCCCAGTACGAGGCGATGCTGCGCCTGGTGGCAGCGCACCGGCCGGCGCTGCTGGAGGCGACGCGGCGACACGTGGCGCAGGCGCTGCACGCCGCCGGGGACCTGCGCGCCGCTGAGAACTACTACGTGCAGGCAG ACGACTGGAAAAGCGCTATTCAAATGTATCGATCGTGCGGACAGTGGGAGAACGCAGAGAGAGTGGCGCGAGCGCATGCGCCTACTGCTGTGCAACAACAG GTGTGCGTGCAGCACGCGGCGGCgctcggcggcgcggcgggcgcgcggctgCTGGCGGCGCGCGGGCTCGCCGCGCTCGGCGCCAAGTGGGCGCTGCAGGCGCAGAG ATGGGACATAGCGATGGAATTGAGCGAGCTGGGCGGCGGCATCAGTCGGCGCGAGGTATGGCGGCACGAGGCGGCGGCGCTGGCTGACTCTCGTCCTGAAGAGGCGGAGGCGGCGTTCCTGCGTGCCCAAGCGCCCGACCACGCCGTGCGCATGTGGCTCGACAAGGGACAGCACCAGAAGGCGCTCGCGATCGCTGATCAGCACGCACCGCATATG GTAGAAGAAGTTCTTGTGGAAGGCGCTCGTGCGGCGGCCGAGCGGGGCGACCTGCAGCAGTTCGAGACGCTCATGATCCGCGCCAACAGGCCGCGCGAGGTGGTGCAACATTACAAAGACCTCG AATTGTGGGAGGAAGCGGCGCGCGTGTCGCGCGAGTACCTGCCGGCGAGCACGGAGGCCGTGCCGGCGGGCGTGCCGGCGCTGctggcgcgcgcggcggcgcagGCGGACGCGGCGCGCTGGGCGGAGGCAGTGCGGCTGCTGGCGCGGGCGAGCGCGGCCGCCGCCGAGGCCGGCGCGCCCAGGCTCGCCGAGCGCGCCGCGCTGCGCGCCGCCAGGCTCGCGCGCGACCATCTGCACCGCCACGAGAGGCGCGCCGCCGCAGACGTGCTCGCCGATAG ATTTGCTGCGATTGGTCAAAGCGACATTGGCGAGCAACTTCGAGCAGCTCTTACTGAAGGTGACGCTGAAGAAGACGAAGAGCCGCAAG GTGGTCAAATGGCATCAGACAACGAGGCAGAGGAGGCGCGCGCGGTGGAACCCGAGGCAGAGAGCGAGGGCTCGAGCGAGGCGGGCGAGGCGGCGGCGCTGGAGCGTCTGTGCCGCGCGGGGCAGTGGGCGCGCTGCCTCGCGCACGCCggcgcacgcgcaccgcactACGCGCTGCGATACGTCGCGCACTTGTTCAAGACGCACTCG CGCATAGAAGGCATAAACATCGAGAGCGAGGACGTGCCCGAGGCTCTGTCTCAAGCGCTGGACACTCTACGCCAGTACCTGAACACCGGCGACTCTGCGGGGCCGGTGGTGTCCGACGCCGACGCGGGCATCGCGAAGGCTGTATGTGCGGAGGTGTTGCTGCGCGTATCCATCGCACCAAAGGCTTACAACGCACTGAAGGATGCCGGAACCGTTATGCTGGCTATGGGAGCTGATGATAGAGCCATGCAG gcAATTACATTGCTGATGGCTCTACATGTCCCTCAAATAGCAGGCCGCGCCGCGAGAGCTCTGCCTCGATACACAGACATAATAGTTGCTGATGTCG CGTTTTACGCCTGCGGAATGGTTTTGAGGTCCGAGGGTAATGGGAGCGCTCGCGAGGCTTTCGTGTTTCTCAACCGCTGTCTTGATCTCACCGAAGCGGCTGATGACGACAGCGCGCACCTACTTGACTATACTGACTTCG AGTGCACGGACTgggcgcgcgcggcgctgcTGGCGGAGCGCGGGTGCGTGCGCGGCGCGCCGCTCGACGACGTGCGCGAGTGGGCGCTGCACGTGTCCATGGACCAGGCCGTCGAACAG ACGTTGCCAGTGGACAGTCGTGGTTTGTACGCATCAAGCGTCGGCGAGGCGGAGCTATGCTGCGTGCTCACCGGATACCCGCTCGGAACTCGACTCGTCACTTTTACTAACG GTCGGTGTGCGAATCGTGAGTGGTGGTCGCGCGCTACGAACGCGGCGCGCAACGACGCAGCGCCCGCCGCGCTCCTACAGCTCCTGGTCGCCTGGTGCGGCGAGCCCGACTACACGCCGCTCTAG
- the LOC115451013 gene encoding uncharacterized protein LOC115451013, whose amino-acid sequence MYILLTEMETTGFTSCKIQGLHPTDLLALETKLSSSSITSIRQDDFFEVDTNGVRLLNILAGNDYGYRICNQSMAIEKSNIGGRTTQVQKIVWTLYREKETIV is encoded by the exons atgtatattttacttacCGAAATGGAAACTACTGGGTTTACGTCATGTAAAATTCAG GGCCTGCATCCAACAGATCTTTTGGCATTAGAGACTAAACTGTCATCTAGCAGTATAACATCCATTAGACAAGATGATTTCTTTGAGGTGGATACGAATGGTGTGCGGCTTCTAAACATATTAGCCGGTAATGATTACGG ATACAGAATCTGCAACCAGTCTATGGCGATAGAAAAATCTAACATTGGAGGGCGAACCACACAAGTACAAAAAATCGTTTGGACTTTGTACAGAGAAAAAGaaacaattgtataa
- the LOC115450986 gene encoding DNA-directed RNA polymerase III subunit RPC7-like: MAGRGRGRGGSSLSLTHEQLQALGIARGENNPTTLAPPPLFPKFEAKPLPLTCDAATDYMLLVKDQFIEYLHESPAYVKAKAQTDGVERFSDKYKMLAQDAKQGKVLNCVWANMPLELRPQAKRIRAPSKKRKLEDPDVIAKKLQSLEKKEMQDTNKNDDANEDEAVKNDDDDEEMIEDEQENEEEIDDGTDYANNYFDNGEDYEDDEDDNLDDGPVY; the protein is encoded by the coding sequence ATGGCTGGAAGAGGCAGAGGTCGTGGTGGCAGTAGCCTGTCGTTAACACACGAACAATTACAAGCTTTGGGCATAGCTCGTGGTGAGAATAATCCAACAACATTAGCACCACCGCCTCTTTTCCCAAAATTTGAAGCCAAACCACTTCCATTAACATGTGATGCTGCAACGGACTACATGCTACTAGTTAAGGACCAATTTATAGAATACTTACACGAATCTCCGGCGTATGTCAAAGCCAAAGCTCAGACAGATGGCGTAGAGAGATTTTCCGATAAGTACAAAATGCTGGCTCAAGACGCTAAACAAGGCAAAGTTTTAAATTGTGTGTGGGCTAACATGCCCTTAGAATTAAGGCCACAAGCTAAACGTATTCGTGCACCATCAAAAAAACGAAAACTTGAAGATCCTGATGTAATTGCTAAAAAGTTGCAATCGTTGGAGAAAAAAGAAATGCAAGACACCAACAAGAATGACGATGCCAATGAAGATGAAGCAGTAaagaatgatgatgatgatgaagaaatGATTGAAGATGAACAAGAAAACGAGGAGGAAATTGATGATGGAACTGATTATGCCAACAACTATTTTGATAACGGTGAAGATTATGAAGATGATGAAGATGACAATCTAGATGATGGGCCAGTGTATTGA
- the LOC115450995 gene encoding 60S ribosomal protein L14, with amino-acid sequence MPFARYVEPGRVALVADGPLKGKLVSVVDVIDQTRALVDGPGSGVSRQQIRLNQLHLTKFRLKYPFTAPTRVVRKAWTEAKLNEKWEASQWAQKLANKEKRAKMTDYDRFKLTSARVKRNRARTAVFKSLKVKAARAGTFGKKKIPKTPAKKPRTKKPDSKKPAKK; translated from the coding sequence ATGCCTTTTGCGCGGTACGTAGAACCGGGGCGCGTCGCCCTGGTGGCCGATGGTCCCCTTAAAGGAAAGTTAGTGAGCGTGGTAGATGTCATCGACCAAACCCGCGCCCTTGTCGACGGACCCGGCAGCGGAGTCTCACGCCAACAGATCCGCCTCAACCAACTTCATCTTACGAAGTTCCGCCTCAAATACCCGTTCACAGCCCCCACGCGTGTGGTTAGGAAAGCATGGACAGAGGCCAAGCTAAATGAGAAATGGGAAGCAAGTCAGTGGGCGCAGAAGCTCGCTAACAAGGAGAAACGCGCTAAAATGACAGACTACGACAGGTTCAAGCTGACATCAGCGCGCGTTAAGAGGAATCGTGCGCGGACTGCAGTGTTCAAGAGTCTAAAGGTGAAGGCGGCGCGCGCCGGCACCTTCGGCAAGAAGAAGATCCCCAAGACGCCTGCGAAGAAGCCACGCACCAAGAAGCCAGACAGCAAAAAGCCCGCGAAGAAGTAA